A part of Vigna radiata var. radiata cultivar VC1973A chromosome 11, Vradiata_ver6, whole genome shotgun sequence genomic DNA contains:
- the LOC106777851 gene encoding la-related protein 1C gives MAMTGNHSPRHSSDNHQSRRAGRLSASSPWNQVVRGESEPVAVPPSSSPAAPYQVTEAFHSTVSAVDDFSSAVESSDNGGAAKRPVWNKPSTNGAAASEAQPVIDALSWPALSVSTRAAMKSESAKGLLDGSSVPQLQVLGSASSSSSLQREVSDNTSTESTNSVASTRQKSVKNHSSNASSNGGHPQQSVPQASVAATGSHNSSPKDHTQRSGFVSNDHPQQRNSFRNRNGGPHQRGDGSHHHNYGNRRQEWNNNRSFGSRDTNVPPRVVPRFIRPPPPPNSTQFFHPSPMRPFGGHIGFHELSPPVVFVAAPPPPPDSLRSVPFVPPMPHHPLFFTGPDPQLQNKIVTQIDYYFSNENLIKDTFLRQNMDDQGWVPIKLIAGFNKVLYLTDNIQIILEAVRNSSAVEVQGDKIRRRNDWRRWLMPPVQFSNVPIPEESNPDMLAEQVHNIALETSNYDGPGGLEGLPDTSQHRSTFGDLSSPLQLSTGEGTGQVGIQGSHHSIPARN, from the exons ATGGCTATGACCGGTAACCATTCCCCTCGCCATTCCTCCGATAACCACCAATCGCGCCGCGCGGGGCGCCTGAGTGCTTCTTCGCCGTGGAACCAAGTTGTGCGCGGCGAATCGGAGCCTGTTGCGGTGCCTCCGTCGTCATCTCCCGCCGCGCCGTATCAGGTGACGGAGGCTTTCCATTCCACTGTCTCGGCGGTGGACGATTTTAGTTCCGCCGTGGAGAGTTCAGACAATGGCGGCGCAGCGAAGAGGCCTGTTTGGAACAAGCCTTCTACTAATGGCGCGGCGGCTTCCGAGGCTCAGCCTGTGATTGACGCGCTTTCGTGGCCGGCGTTGTCGGTGTCAACAAGAGCTGCAATGAAATCGGAATCGGCGAAGGGTTTGTTGGATGGATCTTCTGTGCCACAGTTGCAG GTTTTGGGAAGCgcgtcttcttcctcctctctacAGAGGGAAGTCAGTGATAATACAAGCACCGAGAGTACCAACAGTGTGGCGTCAACTCGGCAGAAATCAGTGAAAAATCACAGTTCAAATGCTTCTTCTAATGGTGGCCACCCACAACAGTCTGTGCCCCAGGCTTCGGTAGCTGCAACTGGGTCCCATAACTCCTCTCCAAAGGACCACACACAGAGAAGTGGATTTGTGTCCAATGATCATCCGCAGCAGCGTAATTCGTTTAGAAATCGTAATGGTGGCCCACATCAGCGCGGAGATGGTTCTCACCATCATAACTATGGGAACAGGCGCCAAGAATGGAATAATAATAGAAGTTTTGGCAGTAGAGATACCAATGTGCCTCCAAGAGTTGTTCCAAGATTTATACGGCCACCTCCGCCTCCTAACTCTACTCAGTTTTTTCATCCATCACCAATGCGGCCTTTTGGTGGCCATATTGGATTCCATG AACTGTCACCTCCGGTGGTGTTTGTTGCAGCTCCACCTCCACCCCCAGATTCACTCAGAAGTGTTCCTTTTGTGCCTCCCATGCCACATCATCCCCTGTTCTTTACAGGTCCTGACCCTCAGTTGCAGAATAAGATAGTCACCCAGATTGACTACTATTTTAG TAATgagaatttaattaaagatacGTTCTTGCGGCAGAACATGGATGACCAGGGCTGGGTTCCCATTAAATTAATTGCAGGCTTCAACAAA GTTCTGTACTTGACTGACAATATCCAGATTATATTAGAGGCTGTTCGAAATTCATCTGCTGTTGAGGTGCAG GGTGACAAAATAAGGAGACGAAATGATTGGAGGAGATGGCTCATGCCTCCTGTTCAGTTTTCTAATGTTCCAATCCCTGAAGAGTCGAATCCGGACATGCTGGCAGAACAAGTACACAATATTGCTTTGGAGACTAGTAACTATGATGGTCCAGGAGGACTAGAGGGTCTACCTGATACTTCACAACATAGATCTACATTTGGGGATTTGAGTAGTCCATTGCAGCTCTCCACTGGTGAGGGTACCGGTCAAGTAGGAATTCAAGGTTCACATCACTCCATTCCAGCAAGAAATTAG